The DNA region CCCTCATGAACGTGCCCTTTATCAGCCCCTCCGACGAACTGAACGATAAGTTCATCAAGGAAGCGACGAAGAATGGGCTGACCACGCTCAAAGGCCACCGGCTCGTGGGCGGAATGCGCGCCAGCATCTACAACGCGATGCCGGTCGAGGGCGTGAAGAAGCTCGTCGATTTCATGAAGAAATTCGAGACGGAAAACAAATAGGGAGGACATCCATGTACAAGGTACAGACGCTCAACAAGATCTCCCCGCTGGGGCTGGATCTCTTTCCGCACGAAAAATACGAGTACGCGTCGGAGATACTGCATCCCGACGCCATACTGGTGCGCAGCTTCAACATGCTCGACATGGAAATACCCGCCTCGGTGAAGGCGATCGCGCGCGCGGGCGCGGGTGTGAACAACATCCCGGTCGAAAAATGCGCGGAGAACGGGATCGTGGTGTTCAATTCCCCCGGGGCGAACGCGAACGCGGTCAAGGAGCTCGTGATCCTGGGGATGCTCATCTCTTCGCGCAAGGTGTTCGACGGCATACAGTGGGTCAAGGCCCAGAAGGGCAAGGGCGAGCAGGTGCCCAAGATCGTCGAAAAGGAAAAATCCAATTTCGAGGGCCCCGAGATCAAGGGCAAGAGGCTGGGGCTGATAGGCCTCGGGGCGATCGGGGTCATGGTCGCCAATGACGCACAGGCCCTGGGGATGGAAGTCTGGGGATACGATCCCTTTATCTCGGTGGAGGCCGCCTGGGGACTTTCGCGCTCGGTGAAGCGGGCGATAAGCCTGGACAACCTCATCGCGGAATCGGACTATATATCGATCCATGTGCCGCTCAACGACAAGACGAAGGGCCTGCTGAACAAGGAAAAATTCGCCTTGATGAAAAAGGGGGTCCGCATACTCAATTTCGCGCGCGGCGGGCTGGTTAAGAACGCGGACATCAAGGACGCGATCGGCCAGGGCATCGTATCATGGTACGTGACCGATTTCCCGGAGGACGATCTCCTGGACATCCCTCAGGTTATTCCCGTCCCCCACCTGGGCGCCTCCACGCCCGAGTCCGAGGAAAACTGCGCGTTCATGGCCGTCGAGCAGCTTAAGGACTA from Spirochaetota bacterium includes:
- a CDS encoding 3-phosphoglycerate dehydrogenase, producing the protein MYKVQTLNKISPLGLDLFPHEKYEYASEILHPDAILVRSFNMLDMEIPASVKAIARAGAGVNNIPVEKCAENGIVVFNSPGANANAVKELVILGMLISSRKVFDGIQWVKAQKGKGEQVPKIVEKEKSNFEGPEIKGKRLGLIGLGAIGVMVANDAQALGMEVWGYDPFISVEAAWGLSRSVKRAISLDNLIAESDYISIHVPLNDKTKGLLNKEKFALMKKGVRILNFARGGLVKNADIKDAIGQGIVSWYVTDFPEDDLLDIPQVIPVPHLGASTPESEENCAFMAVEQLKDYLEYGNIKNSVNFPECVLPPSGQKRITIANKNIPNMIGQITPVLAEKNININEMLNKSRGDYAYNIIDTDSDIGDDVVSKIKSIHGVIMVRVL